In Mucilaginibacter celer, one DNA window encodes the following:
- a CDS encoding succinate dehydrogenase/fumarate reductase iron-sulfur subunit — protein sequence MSNGNMNLTLKVWRQKNAQTAGKFVSYKAESISPDMSFLEMLDVVNESLTHKGEEPINFDHDCREGICGMCSLYINGHPHGPKRGITTCQLHMRTFHDGETITIEPWRAEAFPIVKDLAVDRSAFDRIQQAGGYVSVNTGGVPDGNAIPIPKVIADEAFNSATCIGCGACVAACKNASAMLFVSAKITQLGLLPQGQPERYRRVQSMVAQMDEEGFGSCTNTGACEAECPKEIKLTNIARMNNDFFSAKLFRQEEIHEQNH from the coding sequence ATGAGTAACGGAAATATGAACCTGACGCTTAAAGTATGGCGTCAAAAAAATGCTCAAACCGCGGGTAAATTTGTAAGCTACAAAGCTGAAAGCATTTCGCCTGATATGTCGTTCCTTGAAATGCTCGACGTGGTTAACGAAAGCCTGACCCACAAAGGCGAAGAGCCAATTAACTTTGATCACGACTGCCGCGAAGGTATTTGCGGTATGTGTTCGTTATATATCAACGGTCACCCGCACGGCCCAAAACGCGGTATCACTACCTGCCAGTTGCACATGCGTACGTTTCATGATGGCGAAACCATCACCATCGAACCATGGCGCGCGGAAGCTTTCCCTATCGTAAAAGATTTAGCGGTTGACCGCTCTGCTTTCGACAGGATCCAACAAGCCGGTGGTTACGTATCGGTAAACACAGGCGGTGTACCTGATGGTAACGCTATCCCGATCCCTAAGGTTATTGCCGACGAGGCTTTCAACTCGGCTACCTGTATTGGTTGCGGTGCTTGTGTTGCGGCTTGTAAAAACGCTTCGGCTATGCTGTTCGTTTCGGCTAAAATTACCCAGTTGGGCTTATTACCGCAAGGCCAGCCAGAGCGCTACCGTCGTGTACAATCAATGGTTGCCCAGATGGACGAAGAAGGTTTTGGTAGCTGTACCAATACCGGTGCCTGCGAAGCTGAGTGCCCTAAAGAAATTAAGCTTACCAACATTGCCCGCATGAACAACGATTTCTTCAGCGCGAAACTGTTCAGGCAGGAAGAAATCCACGAACAAAATCATTAA
- a CDS encoding DUF4348 domain-containing protein: MKISFKKQSRFPVLSIMTLILFCSINATGQINKSLKRSNKPIDSSIPENFDQFLKKFNTDSGFQLSRVKFPFKIIESPDEEGKQAPARFVLKKDWKRVKLIQKGNIIIRKQQASKTPVTVQLMIEDTGVSVYHYFKCIKGEWWLVQLEDASD; the protein is encoded by the coding sequence ATGAAAATTAGCTTTAAAAAGCAATCTCGCTTCCCTGTGCTGTCAATTATGACGTTGATATTGTTTTGTAGTATAAACGCGACGGGTCAAATTAACAAAAGCCTTAAAAGATCAAATAAACCCATTGATAGTAGCATTCCTGAAAACTTTGATCAGTTTCTTAAGAAATTTAATACCGATTCGGGTTTTCAACTTTCAAGAGTTAAATTCCCTTTTAAAATAATAGAGTCGCCCGACGAGGAAGGAAAGCAGGCGCCAGCTCGCTTTGTTCTAAAAAAGGATTGGAAACGAGTTAAACTGATTCAAAAAGGGAATATAATTATACGAAAACAACAGGCCAGTAAAACACCTGTAACTGTACAATTGATGATTGAAGATACCGGGGTATCAGTATACCATTATTTTAAATGTATTAAAGGTGAATGGTGGTTAGTTCAACTGGAAGATGCATCCGATTAA
- a CDS encoding zinc-dependent alcohol dehydrogenase family protein, with product MKTQDTTTMQALIAPEANASFTLNQVERPIAAEGQVLVRIKASGVSVLDNKIRTGKGGHAKQPLPAILGMDFAGVVEAVGAGVTRFKVGDEVYGLAGGIGGLQGTYAQYSAFDADLLAVKPSTLNMRQSASMPLNFITAWEGLVDRAKVEAGQKVLVHGGAGGVGHLAVQIAKAYGAEVYATGSAAQQQYIESIGATFIDYREKTVDQYVNEYTGGEGFDIVYDTLGGATLDASFAAARFYTGHVVSCLGWGEHKLAPLSFRGATYSGVFTLMPMITGKGRKHHGEIMEDATKLAEAGKLIPLVDERKFTLATANEAHEILENGKANGKLVIDVAE from the coding sequence ATGAAAACTCAAGATACAACAACCATGCAAGCCCTTATAGCTCCCGAAGCAAACGCCTCATTTACATTAAACCAGGTTGAACGCCCCATTGCCGCCGAAGGCCAGGTATTGGTAAGAATTAAAGCCAGCGGTGTAAGCGTACTGGATAATAAAATTAGGACAGGTAAAGGCGGCCACGCCAAACAACCGCTACCGGCTATTTTAGGGATGGATTTTGCAGGCGTTGTTGAAGCCGTTGGCGCTGGTGTTACCCGTTTTAAAGTGGGCGACGAAGTTTACGGCCTTGCCGGTGGCATTGGCGGCTTGCAAGGCACTTATGCCCAATACAGCGCTTTTGATGCTGATCTGTTAGCCGTAAAGCCATCAACGTTAAACATGCGCCAATCGGCGTCAATGCCGCTTAATTTCATCACCGCCTGGGAAGGCTTGGTTGACAGGGCAAAAGTAGAGGCCGGCCAAAAAGTATTGGTACATGGCGGTGCCGGTGGTGTTGGCCATTTAGCCGTGCAAATAGCCAAAGCATATGGTGCCGAGGTATATGCTACAGGCAGCGCCGCCCAGCAACAATATATTGAAAGCATTGGCGCTACATTTATTGATTACCGCGAAAAAACAGTTGATCAGTATGTGAATGAATATACCGGCGGTGAGGGATTTGATATTGTTTATGATACCCTTGGCGGCGCTACCTTAGATGCTTCATTTGCCGCTGCGCGTTTTTATACCGGCCACGTGGTAAGCTGTTTGGGTTGGGGCGAGCATAAACTGGCTCCATTATCTTTCCGTGGTGCTACTTATTCGGGAGTATTTACATTGATGCCGATGATTACCGGTAAAGGCCGGAAACATCATGGCGAGATTATGGAAGACGCTACCAAACTGGCTGAAGCGGGTAAATTGATCCCATTGGTTGATGAACGCAAGTTTACTTTGGCTACCGCTAATGAAGCGCATGAGATATTGGAAAACGGTAAGGCTAATGGTAAATTGGTTATTGATGTGGCCGAATAA
- a CDS encoding AraC family transcriptional regulator, translating into MVKDNLYQPFEIVLREPLAACPRSEHSHSFFEFIYIVSGSGKQCINKSKFAYKPGHLFLLTPNDSHYFEIQTETQFLFIRFNPLYVKNSALTGEMAQHLDFLLKNAGQAPGCILKTDEDKAVVKPIMQAIINEKQKSGLYSKALLQQYINTVIVIAARNVAMNMPDEVDENTEDKTLDILQYIQANIYFPEKLKADVIADKMGISETYLGRYFKKHTSETMQQYIINYKLKLIENRLLHTSMRMAEIANELGFNDESHLNRIFKKYRNVNPSEFRKTRQGDQSNES; encoded by the coding sequence ATGGTAAAAGATAATTTATACCAGCCCTTCGAGATTGTTTTGCGCGAGCCTCTTGCCGCCTGCCCGCGAAGCGAGCATTCGCATAGCTTTTTCGAGTTTATCTATATCGTAAGTGGCAGTGGGAAGCAGTGCATCAACAAAAGCAAATTCGCTTATAAACCCGGTCATTTGTTTTTGCTTACGCCTAATGATTCGCATTACTTCGAGATCCAAACCGAAACGCAGTTCCTGTTTATCCGCTTTAACCCCCTTTATGTTAAAAACAGCGCGCTCACAGGTGAGATGGCCCAACACCTCGATTTCCTGTTGAAAAACGCGGGCCAGGCACCCGGCTGTATTTTAAAAACAGATGAAGATAAAGCTGTTGTAAAACCTATTATGCAGGCCATCATCAATGAAAAACAAAAAAGCGGACTATATAGCAAAGCGCTTTTACAGCAGTATATTAACACCGTTATTGTAATAGCGGCACGCAATGTTGCCATGAACATGCCCGACGAAGTTGATGAAAACACCGAGGATAAAACATTAGACATTTTGCAATACATCCAGGCCAATATCTATTTCCCCGAAAAGCTGAAAGCAGATGTTATTGCCGATAAAATGGGGATCTCCGAAACATACCTCGGCAGGTATTTTAAAAAACATACCAGCGAAACCATGCAGCAGTACATCATCAACTACAAACTTAAACTCATCGAGAACCGCTTACTGCATACCAGCATGCGCATGGCCGAAATAGCCAACGAGCTTGGTTTTAATGATGAAAGCCACCTGAATAGGATTTTTAAAAAATACAGGAATGTAAATCCATCAGAATTTAGAAAGACAAGGCAAGGTGATCAGAGTAACGAAAGTTAA
- a CDS encoding glycosyltransferase family 4 protein → MKILILTHRVPFPQNGGYAIVVCNTIKGLIALGHEVALVALNGKRYYGSAQNTEDELLQKIQYTSYNVNISISMFDAFTNLFSKKSNDVDRYYDAEFEKLLLRELRQTAYDVIQFEGLFVTPYLTAIRKHSRAKLIYRSHNIEHQVWMRLAQQKSDLFKKWYLRLLARRVKDYELQVLNKFDAIAVFTAEDKKTLLSYGINIPVEIFPVGIVLDDYKPDYSKTEFPSLFFLGSLDWMPNREGIEWFIENFYNDLTEGDLRVRFYVAGHNIPDSFDDYEVLGKIFIQGEVDDASEFVNSKAIMIVPLLSSGGMRVKIVEGMAMQKCIISTSLGAEGIGFTNGTNILIANNRQEFYDAIERCISDEEFCRNIGINARKLIEQQHNVNVIAPKLVAFYMNHDLPDDTIS, encoded by the coding sequence TTGAAGATCCTTATTTTAACGCATCGTGTTCCATTTCCGCAAAATGGTGGATATGCCATTGTGGTTTGCAATACCATTAAGGGTTTGATAGCCCTTGGGCACGAGGTAGCGTTGGTGGCGTTAAATGGTAAAAGATACTATGGCAGCGCTCAAAATACCGAGGATGAGTTGCTCCAAAAAATCCAGTATACATCATACAATGTAAACATCAGCATCTCTATGTTTGATGCTTTTACCAACCTGTTCAGCAAAAAATCAAACGATGTTGACCGGTATTATGATGCCGAGTTTGAAAAACTGCTGCTGCGCGAACTGAGGCAAACCGCTTATGATGTAATTCAGTTTGAGGGCCTGTTTGTAACCCCGTATTTAACGGCCATTCGCAAGCACAGCCGGGCTAAGCTTATTTACCGGTCGCACAATATTGAACACCAGGTATGGATGCGCCTGGCCCAGCAAAAAAGTGATCTGTTTAAAAAATGGTACCTGCGCCTGCTGGCCCGCCGGGTAAAGGATTATGAGTTGCAGGTACTGAATAAATTTGACGCCATTGCGGTATTTACTGCCGAGGATAAAAAAACGCTGCTCTCCTATGGTATCAATATACCGGTTGAGATTTTTCCGGTGGGTATTGTACTTGATGATTATAAGCCCGATTACAGCAAAACCGAGTTTCCGAGCTTGTTTTTTCTGGGCTCGCTTGATTGGATGCCCAACCGCGAAGGGATTGAATGGTTTATAGAGAATTTTTATAACGACCTAACCGAGGGTGACCTCCGCGTACGTTTTTACGTAGCAGGACATAACATTCCGGATAGCTTTGACGATTACGAGGTACTTGGCAAAATTTTTATCCAGGGCGAGGTTGACGATGCTTCGGAGTTTGTAAACAGTAAGGCCATTATGATAGTGCCGCTGCTATCAAGCGGGGGCATGCGCGTAAAAATTGTTGAAGGCATGGCGATGCAAAAATGCATTATCTCCACCTCGTTAGGGGCCGAAGGGATTGGCTTTACCAACGGCACCAATATCCTGATAGCCAACAACCGCCAGGAATTTTACGATGCTATTGAACGCTGTATAAGCGACGAGGAATTTTGCCGAAACATAGGCATTAACGCCCGTAAACTAATTGAACAGCAACACAACGTAAATGTAATTGCCCCAAAACTGGTAGCATTTTATATGAACCATGATTTGCCTGATGATACAATTTCATGA
- a CDS encoding ribonuclease HII, translated as MLSARYQYEFLEAGCDEAGRGCLAGPVFAAAVILPHNFDHHLLNDSKQLTEEVRYRLRTEIEEKALAYAVASVDNIEIDEINILNASFLAMHRAIEKLHIEPQFLIIDGNRFKKYRSTPHECIIKGDGKYFSIAAASILAKTYRDDFMTQIAAEHPEYDWHTNKGYPTIKHRETVMKIGYTPYHRRTFRVSDPQLSIF; from the coding sequence ATGTTATCAGCAAGGTACCAGTACGAGTTTTTGGAAGCAGGATGTGATGAAGCGGGAAGAGGATGCCTTGCCGGACCGGTTTTTGCTGCCGCAGTTATTTTACCTCACAATTTTGACCACCACCTGCTCAATGATTCGAAACAGCTTACCGAAGAGGTTAGATACCGGTTACGCACCGAAATTGAGGAAAAAGCCCTTGCCTATGCCGTGGCATCGGTTGATAACATAGAGATTGATGAGATCAATATCCTCAACGCATCCTTTTTAGCGATGCACCGGGCCATCGAAAAACTGCATATCGAACCGCAGTTCCTGATTATCGATGGTAATCGCTTTAAAAAATACCGCAGTACCCCGCACGAATGTATTATTAAAGGCGACGGCAAATACTTCAGTATAGCAGCAGCATCGATACTGGCCAAAACATACCGCGATGATTTTATGACGCAGATTGCAGCCGAGCATCCCGAGTACGATTGGCATACCAACAAGGGCTATCCAACCATAAAGCATCGCGAAACTGTGATGAAAATAGGCTATACGCCCTATCACCGCCGCACGTTCAGGGTAAGCGACCCGCAGTTAAGTATTTTTTAA
- a CDS encoding circularly permuted type 2 ATP-grasp protein has product MEESAYFDKYSPIDNVWDEMYGLDANVREHYRKVIDYISKESADDLNKKEELAKRLFMSQGITFTVYNSGEGIEKIFPFDIIPRIITASEWAFVERGIKQRLTALNLFLKDIYHNQFIVKDGIVPIDIIYSCPHFLREMYQLQVPYDIYVHISGIDLIRDNDGTFYVLEDNLRTPSGVSYMLENREITKRLFPDLLPQCSVRSVTEYPSILYKNLLALSPRQVQNPTIVLLTPGIYNSAYFEHTTLARLMGVELVEGRDLVVNNHKVYMKTTTGLQQVDVIYRRVDDEFLDPLVFNPESMLGVAGLMGAYRKGNVAIVNATGTGVADDKAVYAYVPDMIRYYLNEEPILKNVPTHQLGNPDEREHVFKNLNTMVVKKTNGSGGYGMLMGHAASEQEIEEYKKEILKDPRNFIAQPTINLSAAPCYMQGSLKPRRVDLRPYALYGPDGIEIVPGGLTRVALKEGSLVVNSSQGGGSKDTWVLT; this is encoded by the coding sequence ATGGAAGAATCAGCTTATTTTGATAAATACAGCCCGATTGACAACGTTTGGGACGAAATGTATGGCCTTGATGCTAATGTTCGCGAACATTATCGCAAGGTTATTGATTACATTTCGAAAGAATCGGCTGACGACCTGAACAAAAAAGAGGAGCTTGCCAAACGACTTTTCATGAGCCAGGGCATTACCTTCACCGTATATAACAGCGGCGAAGGCATTGAAAAAATTTTTCCTTTCGATATTATCCCCCGTATCATTACGGCGAGCGAATGGGCTTTTGTTGAGAGGGGCATTAAACAGCGCCTCACAGCGCTCAATCTTTTCCTGAAAGATATTTACCATAACCAGTTTATTGTTAAAGACGGTATTGTACCTATAGATATCATTTACTCTTGTCCGCATTTTTTGCGCGAGATGTATCAACTCCAGGTGCCTTATGATATTTATGTACACATTTCAGGTATCGACCTGATCCGCGACAATGACGGTACCTTTTATGTACTGGAAGACAACCTGCGCACCCCATCGGGCGTAAGCTATATGCTCGAAAACAGGGAGATCACAAAGCGCCTATTCCCCGATCTGTTGCCGCAATGCAGCGTACGCAGCGTTACCGAATATCCATCTATCTTATATAAAAACCTGCTGGCGCTATCGCCAAGGCAGGTTCAGAACCCAACCATCGTGCTGCTCACACCAGGCATTTACAACTCGGCCTATTTTGAGCATACCACGCTGGCCAGGTTGATGGGCGTTGAATTGGTTGAAGGCCGCGATTTGGTGGTGAACAACCATAAGGTATACATGAAAACCACCACCGGCCTGCAGCAGGTGGATGTGATCTATCGGAGGGTGGATGACGAGTTTTTGGATCCGCTGGTGTTTAACCCCGAAAGTATGCTGGGCGTAGCCGGGCTAATGGGCGCTTATCGTAAAGGCAATGTTGCCATTGTAAACGCCACCGGGACCGGCGTTGCCGACGATAAGGCCGTTTATGCCTACGTGCCGGATATGATTCGCTACTACCTGAACGAAGAGCCAATACTCAAAAACGTACCAACCCACCAACTGGGCAACCCTGATGAGCGCGAGCATGTGTTTAAAAACCTCAACACTATGGTGGTTAAAAAAACTAACGGCAGCGGTGGCTACGGCATGCTGATGGGGCACGCGGCAAGCGAACAGGAAATTGAAGAATACAAGAAAGAAATACTAAAAGATCCGCGTAACTTCATAGCGCAGCCAACCATTAACCTATCGGCAGCGCCGTGTTACATGCAAGGCTCATTAAAACCCCGCAGGGTTGATTTAAGGCCCTACGCGCTGTACGGACCGGATGGTATTGAGATAGTGCCGGGCGGCTTAACCCGCGTGGCACTGAAAGAAGGATCGTTGGTGGTTAACAGCTCGCAGGGCGGCGGAAGTAAGGATACGTGGGTATTAACCTGA
- a CDS encoding alpha-E domain-containing protein, which translates to MLSRVAASFYWLSRYIERSDGLLRMLKINYASSQDTVQEFTWEPVMRIFAGLDAEEADALENDSRAVLKYMVTGKSNSNSILNIITLARENARGVQEHITKDLWQCLNEYYHAVKDPRLDRALQREDPIGVLDVLIKQVMLYYGTVEITMERGEGRAFMNIGKYLERAIQSVDILDTKFSSISENPDLLTDTTYWKHLLLSLGGYELYLKTYREGFESENVLEQVVLNVDFPRSVIYSVNNIQRYFDRLKNESNVDDYREMSFQIGRLQSRIKYSSVKSIKAEGLHLFLTQIRSELYSIGNSLNQHYFANS; encoded by the coding sequence ATGTTAAGCAGGGTAGCAGCAAGTTTTTATTGGTTAAGCCGTTACATTGAGCGCAGCGATGGTTTGCTGCGGATGCTCAAAATCAATTACGCATCGTCGCAGGATACGGTACAGGAGTTTACCTGGGAGCCGGTGATGCGCATTTTTGCCGGTTTGGATGCCGAAGAAGCCGATGCATTGGAAAATGACAGTCGCGCGGTTTTAAAATATATGGTTACGGGTAAAAGCAACTCCAACTCTATATTAAATATCATTACGCTGGCCCGCGAAAATGCCCGCGGCGTGCAGGAGCACATTACCAAAGATTTGTGGCAATGCCTTAACGAGTACTACCATGCCGTAAAAGATCCGCGCCTTGACCGTGCCTTGCAGCGTGAAGACCCAATAGGTGTGCTTGACGTACTGATAAAACAGGTAATGCTTTACTATGGCACCGTAGAGATCACGATGGAACGCGGCGAAGGCCGGGCGTTCATGAATATCGGTAAGTATCTTGAGCGGGCTATCCAATCGGTAGATATCCTGGATACTAAATTCAGCTCTATCAGCGAAAACCCCGATTTGCTTACCGATACCACCTACTGGAAACACCTGCTACTTTCATTAGGTGGATATGAGTTGTACCTGAAAACCTATCGCGAAGGCTTCGAATCGGAGAATGTACTTGAACAGGTGGTATTAAATGTTGATTTCCCGCGCTCTGTTATTTATTCGGTAAATAATATCCAGCGTTACTTTGACAGGCTGAAGAACGAAAGCAATGTAGACGACTACCGCGAAATGTCGTTCCAGATAGGCAGGTTGCAAAGCCGTATTAAATACAGCTCGGTAAAAAGTATTAAGGCCGAAGGATTACACCTGTTTTTAACGCAGATCAGGAGCGAATTGTACAGCATAGGCAACTCGTTAAACCAACATTATTTTGCCAACTCATAA
- a CDS encoding transglutaminase family protein: MPEFKIQHITKYTYEGPVRDSANQIILFPIKDDYQEVVKQELHITGNPVVDTHIDYYGNEVGSFTYSEPHTTLLINSKLDVITRPRPLPVNDIFPEQHWEDLKRLQYMVPYIDFLKQEYFEGLPELQAFVEGERNKQETPYQVALKFCNWVYKNFEYIKGVTTVETTLDEVWKLKAGVCQDFAHILMVMLRLLKIPARYVSGYICTHSSAMRGAGATHAWAEVYIPDYGWLGIDPTNNCVANETHVRLAVGRNFSDCSPVKGVYKGSFGHKLEVSVLVDDADAILFEEKPAETPAVHATGFARNSYQRYMEVIQQQQQQQQQQQQQQQQQQQQQQQ, from the coding sequence ATGCCCGAATTTAAAATTCAACATATCACCAAATACACTTACGAAGGTCCGGTACGCGACAGTGCCAACCAGATTATCCTTTTCCCTATAAAGGATGATTACCAGGAGGTGGTAAAGCAGGAACTGCACATAACCGGCAACCCGGTTGTTGATACGCATATTGACTACTATGGCAACGAGGTTGGCAGCTTTACTTACAGCGAGCCGCATACAACCCTGCTCATCAATTCAAAGCTTGATGTGATTACCCGGCCACGGCCTTTACCGGTGAATGATATTTTCCCCGAACAGCACTGGGAGGATTTGAAACGGCTGCAATATATGGTGCCTTATATCGATTTCCTGAAACAGGAATACTTTGAAGGCCTTCCCGAATTACAGGCCTTTGTTGAAGGCGAACGCAATAAACAGGAAACCCCCTACCAGGTGGCCCTGAAGTTTTGCAACTGGGTATATAAAAACTTCGAGTACATTAAAGGTGTTACCACTGTAGAAACCACGCTTGATGAAGTTTGGAAACTAAAGGCCGGCGTATGCCAGGATTTTGCCCATATTTTAATGGTGATGCTGCGTCTGCTTAAAATTCCGGCCCGCTATGTTAGCGGCTACATTTGCACGCATAGCAGTGCCATGCGCGGCGCCGGCGCAACACACGCCTGGGCCGAAGTTTACATTCCTGATTACGGCTGGCTGGGCATTGACCCAACAAACAACTGTGTAGCCAATGAAACGCATGTACGCCTGGCTGTAGGCCGTAATTTTTCGGATTGCTCGCCGGTTAAAGGCGTTTACAAAGGATCATTTGGTCACAAACTTGAAGTATCAGTTTTGGTTGACGACGCCGACGCCATTTTGTTTGAAGAAAAACCCGCTGAAACACCGGCCGTACATGCCACCGGTTTTGCCAGAAACAGCTACCAGCGCTATATGGAGGTTATTCAACAGCAGCAACAGCAGCAACAGCAGCAACAGCAGCAACAGCAGCAACAGCAGCAACAACAGCAACAGTAA
- a CDS encoding fumarate reductase/succinate dehydrogenase flavoprotein subunit, with amino-acid sequence MTLDAKIPQGPLAEKWSKHKFDLKLVNPANKRKYDIIVVGTGLAGASAAATLAELGYNVKAFCFQDSPRRAHSIAAQGGINAAKNYQNDGDSVFRLFYDTIKGGDYRAREANVYRLAQVSVNIIDQCVAQGVPFAREYGGLLDNRSFGGSQVSRTFYARGQTGQQLLLGAYSALNRQIHAGKVKMYTRHEMLDVVTIDGHAKGIVTRNMLTGAIDTHAGHAVLLCTGGYSNVFYLSTNAIGSNVTAAWRAHKRGAFFGNPCYTQIHPTCIPVTGDHQSKLTLMSESLRNDGRVWAPKTVEIAEQLRKGTLKADQVKEDDRDYFLERKYPAFGNLVPRDVASRNAKEMVEEGKGVGGSGFAVFLDFADAIKRLGEETVKAKYGNLFDMYIQITDENPYKQPMRIYPAVHYTMGGLWVDYNLSTTIPGLYALGECNFSDHGANRLGASALMQGLSDGYFVIPYTLGDYLAKIGPKKVDTSHPAFEQTKQDVIAHVNKLLSLKGTKTTNEYHRELGHIMWEYCGMARTDEGLRKAKGLIQALKADFWKNAIVTGENEEVNASLERAGRVADFIELGELMIDDALMRKESCGGHFRVESQTADGEALRDDENFAFVAAWEFKGENQPEELHKEQLTFEAVHLSQRNYA; translated from the coding sequence ATGACATTAGATGCTAAAATTCCTCAAGGCCCATTAGCCGAAAAATGGAGCAAGCATAAATTTGATCTGAAGCTGGTTAACCCCGCCAATAAGCGTAAATACGACATCATTGTTGTAGGTACTGGTTTGGCCGGAGCTTCGGCGGCTGCCACTTTAGCCGAGTTGGGTTACAATGTTAAGGCGTTTTGTTTTCAGGATAGCCCACGCCGTGCACATTCTATCGCTGCGCAGGGTGGTATCAATGCCGCTAAAAATTACCAGAATGACGGCGACAGCGTTTTCCGTTTATTTTACGATACGATTAAAGGTGGCGATTACCGCGCCCGCGAAGCCAACGTTTACCGTTTGGCCCAGGTTTCGGTAAATATCATCGACCAGTGCGTTGCACAAGGTGTGCCATTTGCCCGCGAATACGGCGGCTTGCTGGATAACCGTTCATTCGGTGGTTCGCAGGTATCGCGTACTTTCTACGCGAGGGGACAAACGGGACAACAATTATTATTAGGTGCTTACTCTGCGCTTAACCGCCAAATCCATGCCGGTAAAGTGAAAATGTACACCCGCCATGAGATGTTAGATGTGGTAACTATTGATGGCCATGCCAAAGGTATTGTTACCCGTAACATGCTTACCGGCGCTATCGATACACATGCAGGCCATGCGGTATTATTATGTACCGGTGGATACAGCAACGTGTTCTACCTGTCAACAAACGCGATAGGATCTAACGTAACGGCAGCCTGGAGGGCACACAAACGTGGTGCTTTCTTCGGTAACCCTTGCTATACTCAAATTCACCCAACCTGTATCCCGGTAACCGGCGATCACCAGTCGAAGCTTACGCTAATGTCTGAATCGTTACGTAACGACGGTAGGGTATGGGCGCCTAAAACGGTTGAAATTGCCGAGCAATTGCGCAAAGGCACATTGAAAGCCGACCAGGTTAAAGAGGATGACCGCGATTACTTCTTAGAGCGTAAATACCCGGCCTTCGGTAACCTTGTTCCGCGCGACGTGGCTTCACGTAACGCTAAAGAAATGGTTGAAGAGGGCAAAGGAGTGGGTGGCTCGGGCTTCGCGGTATTCCTTGACTTTGCGGATGCGATTAAGCGTTTAGGCGAAGAAACCGTTAAAGCCAAATACGGTAACCTGTTTGATATGTACATCCAGATCACCGACGAGAACCCTTATAAACAACCAATGCGTATTTACCCTGCGGTACACTATACCATGGGCGGCCTTTGGGTTGATTATAACCTGAGCACTACCATCCCTGGTTTATATGCTTTGGGCGAGTGTAACTTCTCCGATCACGGCGCTAACCGCCTTGGTGCTTCGGCGTTGATGCAGGGTTTGTCTGACGGTTACTTTGTGATCCCTTATACCCTTGGCGATTACCTTGCTAAAATTGGCCCTAAAAAGGTTGATACCAGCCACCCTGCTTTTGAGCAAACCAAACAGGATGTTATTGCGCATGTAAATAAATTATTATCGCTTAAAGGCACTAAAACTACCAACGAGTACCACCGCGAACTTGGCCACATTATGTGGGAGTACTGCGGCATGGCCCGTACAGATGAAGGTTTAAGAAAAGCAAAAGGTTTGATCCAGGCATTGAAAGCAGATTTCTGGAAAAACGCTATCGTAACCGGCGAGAACGAAGAAGTAAACGCTTCGTTAGAGAGAGCCGGCCGCGTAGCCGATTTCATCGAACTGGGCGAGCTGATGATCGACGACGCATTGATGCGTAAAGAATCATGCGGTGGCCACTTCAGGGTTGAATCGCAAACTGCCGATGGTGAAGCCTTACGTGACGACGAAAACTTCGCGTTCGTAGCTGCCTGGGAGTTTAAAGGCGAAAATCAGCCGGAAGAGTTACATAAAGAACAGCTGACATTTGAAGCAGTTCATTTATCACAACGTAATTACGCTTAG